In a single window of the Schistocerca americana isolate TAMUIC-IGC-003095 chromosome X, iqSchAmer2.1, whole genome shotgun sequence genome:
- the LOC124556794 gene encoding uncharacterized protein LOC124556794 — MEYSAIILLLLAFHTMYGPPITSDGYSTDSDSQYELADLQTESTAGCVQVPGGKLPEFSFIQPIEKCDVTMDEARLGSKAPVQPECNGTGGQDTSTSDFCNIIYVVVITVFKGAGTFLLLLLTICCVVAALETCKSYFLHLSVKRLFRSASVPKMPAVISLDSITIQKV; from the exons ATGGAGTACAGCGCTATCATTCTACTTCTGCTAG CTTTTCATACCATGTATGGACCACCTATCACAAGTGACGGCTATTCCACTGATTCTGATTCCCAATATGAACTTGCTGATCTTCAAACTGA GAGCACTGCTGGATGCGTCCAAGTACCTGGAGGAAAGCTGCCAGAATTTAGTTTTATACAACCAATCGAAAAATGTGATGTGACGATGGATGAAGCCAGACTGGGTTCTAAAGCGCCCGTACAGCCAGAGTGCAATGGAACCGGAGGCCAGGACACATCAACATCAGACTTCTGCAACATCATTTATGTCGTCGTCATCACTGTCTTTAAGGGTGCAGGAaccttcttattattattacttactATCTGCTGTGTAGTGGCAGCCTTGGaaacatgcaaaagttactttttacACCTCTCTGTTAAACGCCTCTTTCGTTCTGCCAGTGTCCCTAAAATGCCAGCTGTCATTTCTCTGGATTCAATTACTATTCAGAAAGTTTAA